In Actinoplanes derwentensis, the following proteins share a genomic window:
- a CDS encoding VOC family protein, which translates to MTIQRMDNVLIVVDDLDAVVSFFVKLGMGLERKGPIEGRWVERVIGIDDVRQDIAMLRTPDGHGRIELAMFHRPKAISAEPKNAPANTLGIRRIMFAVDDIEDVVARLGTHGAELVGELAQYEDRYRLCYVRGPEGIIVGLAEQLS; encoded by the coding sequence ATGACGATCCAGCGGATGGACAACGTCCTCATCGTGGTCGATGACCTTGACGCTGTTGTCTCGTTCTTCGTCAAACTTGGCATGGGGCTGGAGCGCAAGGGGCCGATCGAAGGACGGTGGGTGGAGCGGGTCATCGGGATCGACGACGTCCGGCAGGACATCGCCATGCTGCGGACCCCGGACGGCCACGGCCGCATCGAGCTGGCGATGTTCCACAGGCCGAAGGCGATCAGCGCCGAGCCGAAGAATGCACCGGCGAACACGCTGGGAATTCGGCGCATCATGTTCGCCGTCGACGACATCGAGGACGTCGTTGCCCGCCTGGGCACCCACGGTGCCGAACTCGTCGGTGAGCTGGCGCAGTACGAAGACAGGTATCGACTCTGCTACGTCCGCGGCCCCGAGGGCATCATCGTCGGACTGGCCGAACAGCTCAGCTGA
- a CDS encoding MFS transporter has protein sequence MVGDQISLIAIPLLAVLTIGAGAAEMGYLTAAALLPNLFLSLLAGAWVDRRGYKRKVMIGADLGRAALLLVVPVLAFTGVLNLWHLCALSFAIGTLTVFYEVADGSLFAAVVRRPDYIAANSLTNGARAMSFVAGPSVGGVLVQVLTAPFALVADVLSYLGSALLLTRIAPPESPGSPSGSGGWGISSGLTFIARSAVLRQLLLGVTVINLFNYVFHALLILYVTTVLGLSPGMLGAVIGIASIGGLVGAAVTGPLTRRFGIGPVVVLGYVAFPLPLILIPLADGPPPMVIGMLLTAEFFSALGVMILDIGVGSLQTAATPVSRLSLVKGAQRTVNYGVRPIGALLGGFLGERIGVHPALWIGAVGALTGVFFVLFSPVPRMRELPDA, from the coding sequence ATGGTCGGCGACCAGATCTCACTGATCGCGATCCCGCTGCTCGCCGTGCTGACGATCGGTGCCGGGGCGGCCGAGATGGGGTACCTGACCGCTGCCGCGCTACTGCCGAACCTCTTCCTCTCACTGCTCGCCGGAGCGTGGGTGGACCGGCGGGGCTACAAACGGAAGGTCATGATCGGCGCCGACCTGGGCCGGGCCGCACTACTGCTGGTGGTGCCGGTGCTGGCGTTCACCGGAGTGCTGAACCTCTGGCACCTGTGCGCACTGTCCTTCGCCATCGGCACGCTCACCGTCTTCTACGAGGTCGCCGACGGCAGCCTGTTCGCCGCGGTGGTCCGGCGGCCGGACTACATCGCCGCCAACTCGCTGACCAACGGTGCCCGGGCCATGTCGTTCGTGGCCGGGCCGAGCGTCGGCGGTGTCCTCGTGCAGGTGCTCACCGCCCCGTTCGCGCTGGTGGCCGACGTGCTGTCGTACCTGGGTTCGGCTCTGCTCCTGACCCGGATCGCCCCACCGGAGAGCCCCGGCTCCCCGTCCGGAAGCGGTGGCTGGGGAATCAGCTCCGGGCTGACGTTCATCGCCCGGTCCGCGGTGCTGCGACAGCTGCTGCTCGGCGTCACCGTGATCAACCTGTTCAACTACGTCTTCCACGCACTGCTGATCCTGTACGTCACCACCGTCCTGGGCCTCTCACCCGGGATGCTCGGCGCCGTGATCGGCATCGCCTCGATCGGCGGGCTGGTCGGCGCCGCGGTCACCGGCCCTCTCACCCGCCGTTTCGGCATCGGTCCGGTCGTGGTCCTGGGATACGTGGCGTTCCCGCTCCCGTTGATCCTGATCCCGCTCGCCGACGGCCCCCCACCGATGGTGATCGGCATGCTGCTCACCGCCGAGTTCTTCTCCGCCCTCGGCGTGATGATCCTCGACATCGGGGTCGGCTCACTGCAGACAGCAGCAACCCCGGTGTCCCGGCTCTCCCTGGTCAAGGGCGCACAGCGCACCGTCAACTACGGGGTACGACCGATCGGGGCACTGCTCGGCGGCTTCCTCGGCGAGCGGATCGGCGTGCACCCGGCCCTATGGATCGGCGCGGTCGGCGCACTGACCGGGGTGTTCTTCGTCCTGTTCTCACCGGTCCCCCGCATGCGCGAACTACCCGACGCCTGA
- a CDS encoding NAD-dependent epimerase/dehydratase family protein: MREQRRERAPDGVATVTGSSGLVGTAVAAALATAGWSVRGFDRAPGRWTSVIGDLRDPQARRAALRQSHIVVHAAALHAPHVGQVDDREFHAVNVGATEALLEEAERVGVRRIVYISSTSVYGHALIPTDQAVWVDEGLEPRPRDIYDETKLAAERLIASAAATSAVLRIARCFPEPPPVLATHLLHRAVGLTDVAAAITRLAERDTTTGTFNIAGPYPFTRADCPALHHDAASVIAERLPDVAAAFHARHWPLPQSLDRVYDSSAAATAFGYRPLYGIHQMLRTRGNGPESAQLV, encoded by the coding sequence GTGCGCGAACAACGACGCGAAAGAGCACCGGACGGTGTTGCGACGGTCACGGGAAGCTCGGGGCTGGTCGGCACGGCGGTTGCGGCGGCCCTTGCCACAGCTGGCTGGTCGGTTCGTGGATTCGATCGAGCCCCGGGCAGATGGACCAGCGTCATCGGCGATCTACGAGACCCGCAGGCACGCCGAGCCGCACTTCGACAGTCGCACATCGTGGTCCACGCCGCCGCACTACACGCGCCGCATGTCGGCCAGGTCGACGACCGAGAATTCCACGCCGTCAACGTCGGCGCCACCGAAGCGCTCCTCGAAGAAGCCGAGCGCGTGGGCGTTCGGCGCATCGTCTACATCAGCAGCACCAGCGTTTACGGGCACGCGTTGATACCCACCGACCAGGCCGTATGGGTCGACGAGGGCTTGGAGCCACGGCCCCGCGACATCTACGACGAGACGAAACTGGCCGCCGAGCGCCTCATCGCCTCGGCTGCCGCTACCTCGGCCGTCTTGCGCATCGCCCGCTGCTTCCCGGAGCCGCCGCCCGTGCTCGCCACTCATCTGCTACACCGGGCTGTCGGGCTGACCGACGTCGCGGCGGCCATTACACGCCTCGCGGAGCGCGACACCACGACCGGCACCTTCAACATCGCCGGGCCATACCCATTCACCCGCGCGGACTGCCCAGCCTTGCATCATGACGCGGCGAGCGTGATCGCTGAACGGCTTCCCGACGTGGCCGCCGCGTTCCACGCCAGACACTGGCCGCTGCCCCAATCACTCGACCGGGTCTACGACTCCAGCGCGGCCGCGACAGCATTCGGATATCGGCCCCTCTACGGAATTCATCAGATGCTGCGCACACGGGGAAACGGGCCGGAATCTGCCCAGCTAGTGTGA
- a CDS encoding nuclear transport factor 2 family protein, whose amino-acid sequence MTHHNGLRSDPLPATVRGFLAAHVVRDADTASSFFAEDAVAVDQGESFRGREQIHAFLRDAGAEFEYTTEQIGAARVDDDHWVVTLRLTGTFPGGSADLDYRFTIRESVVTELVIANHE is encoded by the coding sequence ATGACACACCACAACGGCCTCCGGTCCGATCCACTCCCGGCCACCGTCCGCGGTTTCCTCGCCGCTCACGTCGTCCGCGACGCCGACACGGCATCGTCGTTCTTCGCCGAGGACGCGGTGGCTGTCGATCAGGGTGAGTCGTTCCGCGGCCGGGAGCAGATCCACGCGTTCCTGCGGGACGCCGGCGCCGAGTTCGAGTACACGACCGAGCAGATCGGCGCCGCCCGCGTCGACGACGACCACTGGGTGGTGACCCTGCGGCTCACGGGGACTTTCCCGGGCGGCAGCGCCGACCTCGACTACCGGTTCACGATCCGCGAGTCCGTCGTCACTGAACTTGTCATCGCCAACCACGAATGA
- a CDS encoding helix-turn-helix domain-containing protein, whose amino-acid sequence MIGNLETFQDELAASGFPPLVNKLAGAGFQGRIATRDLGPLRLVSLDTPESVCTGLADAADGRNLAVKVMIRGRTRIEQGRGDAELGPADLVLLDPTRAVRFESTAAAHVTVLVPRRELRIRPAQIDRLIGKRIDGRHGPGALVSVLARESARSASEFRSATGFRSASEFREVEALRSAAAVIELIAVALEARLGDEQPAPDEWLRNRIAGYIEARLADPDLSPLGIAAAHHISVRRLHKLFEDQPLTVAALIRRRRLERCRAELTGGERTVTAVAARWGFSDATHFSKLFKTTFGYTARALVTSNRALTTKTRTARAEQDGDDRDRQ is encoded by the coding sequence ATGATCGGCAACCTTGAGACGTTCCAGGACGAGCTGGCCGCCAGCGGGTTCCCGCCGCTGGTCAACAAGCTGGCCGGGGCCGGATTCCAGGGCCGGATCGCCACCCGTGACCTGGGGCCGCTGCGGCTGGTCTCCCTCGACACGCCCGAGAGCGTCTGTACCGGGCTCGCCGACGCTGCCGACGGCAGGAACCTGGCGGTCAAGGTGATGATCCGGGGCCGGACCCGGATCGAACAGGGGCGCGGCGACGCCGAACTCGGGCCGGCCGACCTGGTGCTGCTCGATCCCACGCGTGCGGTCCGGTTCGAGAGCACCGCCGCGGCGCACGTCACCGTGCTGGTTCCGCGCCGGGAGCTTCGGATCCGGCCCGCGCAGATCGACCGGCTCATCGGCAAACGCATCGACGGCAGGCACGGGCCGGGCGCTCTGGTCTCCGTGCTGGCCCGCGAATCGGCACGGTCGGCAAGCGAGTTCCGGTCGGCGACCGGGTTCCGGTCGGCCTCCGAGTTCCGTGAGGTGGAGGCGCTGCGGTCGGCGGCGGCCGTCATCGAGCTGATCGCGGTCGCACTGGAGGCCCGGCTGGGCGACGAACAACCGGCCCCGGACGAGTGGCTACGCAACCGGATCGCCGGCTACATCGAAGCCCGGCTGGCCGATCCCGATCTGTCCCCGCTGGGCATCGCAGCCGCCCATCACATCTCCGTCCGGCGGCTGCACAAGCTGTTCGAGGACCAGCCGCTCACCGTCGCGGCCCTGATCCGGCGCCGCCGCCTGGAACGCTGCCGGGCCGAGCTGACCGGAGGCGAACGTACGGTCACCGCCGTGGCCGCCCGGTGGGGGTTCTCCGATGCCACCCATTTCAGCAAGCTCTTCAAGACGACGTTCGGCTACACCGCCCGTGCACTGGTGACCAGCAACCGTGCGCTGACGACCAAGACACGCACGGCCCGCGCGGAACAGGATGGTGATGACCGAGACAGGCAATGA
- a CDS encoding class I SAM-dependent methyltransferase: MSEAFYSHARLYDLIFPGDEAAVDFYRAGAEQQGGRVLELGCGTGRTLIPIAAGGHPCVGLDFSSDMLAEAQRKADERGVAVEWLHGDMRAFDLGRMFDFVFITANSLLHLHEAADLVSCFQSVRRHLAPGARFVFDVFNPSVRLLAAADGVRRTRQSLSFLDPERGSVSVDVAEIYDAPAQVTRGTWHLSTDAEPDFVVAPLEIRSIFPQELPLLLTLGGLRLVERFGDWSGRPFAVDAPLQLCICGPA, from the coding sequence ATGAGTGAAGCGTTCTACTCGCACGCGCGGCTGTACGACCTGATATTTCCGGGGGACGAGGCTGCGGTCGACTTCTATCGGGCCGGGGCCGAGCAGCAAGGCGGGCGGGTGCTGGAGCTCGGGTGCGGCACCGGGCGCACGCTGATTCCCATCGCGGCCGGCGGGCATCCGTGTGTCGGCCTGGACTTCTCGTCGGACATGCTGGCTGAGGCTCAGCGTAAGGCGGACGAACGTGGTGTCGCGGTGGAGTGGCTGCACGGCGACATGCGGGCGTTCGATCTGGGCCGCATGTTCGACTTCGTGTTCATCACCGCCAATTCTCTACTGCATCTGCATGAGGCCGCGGATCTGGTGAGCTGCTTCCAGTCGGTTCGACGGCACCTGGCGCCCGGTGCACGGTTCGTCTTCGACGTCTTCAATCCGAGCGTGCGGCTACTCGCGGCGGCTGATGGCGTACGGCGTACCCGGCAGTCGTTGTCGTTCTTGGATCCTGAGCGTGGAAGCGTCAGCGTCGACGTCGCGGAGATCTACGATGCGCCCGCGCAAGTCACCCGTGGGACGTGGCACCTGTCGACGGACGCCGAGCCGGACTTCGTCGTCGCACCGCTCGAGATCAGGAGCATCTTTCCGCAGGAGTTGCCGCTGCTGCTCACGCTCGGCGGTCTTCGGCTCGTCGAGCGTTTCGGTGACTGGTCCGGCCGGCCGTTCGCCGTGGATGCGCCGCTTCAGCTCTGCATCTGCGGGCCCGCGTGA
- a CDS encoding helix-turn-helix domain-containing protein — translation MASEERKTIELNDPLALRAYAHPLRLSLIGMLRRNGPMTATQCAAALDENVPNCSFHLRQLAKYGLAERAPAADGRERPWQATASSTSWTDDSDDPETRVAAAQLSAAILRHHVRQAEAYLAVRGEEPAEWRAAAGFSDEMIYVTAEQLVTLYAQVEALLAPYRDKTARADKSRPVSIVHMAIPVPEDGAP, via the coding sequence ATGGCTTCCGAAGAGCGCAAGACGATCGAACTGAACGACCCACTGGCCCTGCGCGCCTACGCGCACCCGCTGCGGCTGAGCCTGATCGGGATGCTGCGGCGCAACGGTCCGATGACCGCCACCCAGTGCGCCGCCGCTCTGGACGAGAACGTGCCGAACTGCTCCTTCCACCTGCGGCAGCTCGCGAAGTACGGGCTGGCCGAACGGGCACCCGCGGCCGACGGACGAGAGCGCCCGTGGCAGGCGACCGCGAGCAGCACGTCGTGGACCGACGACTCGGACGACCCGGAAACGCGAGTGGCGGCCGCCCAGCTGAGCGCCGCGATCCTGCGGCACCACGTCCGGCAGGCGGAGGCCTATCTCGCCGTCCGTGGCGAGGAGCCCGCCGAGTGGCGCGCGGCGGCCGGTTTCAGCGACGAGATGATCTACGTGACCGCCGAACAACTGGTCACGCTCTACGCGCAGGTCGAGGCGCTGCTGGCGCCGTACCGGGACAAGACCGCACGCGCCGACAAGTCCCGGCCGGTCTCCATCGTGCACATGGCGATCCCGGTGCCCGAGGACGGTGCGCCGTGA
- a CDS encoding cupin domain-containing protein — MAKVNIVRPGEGEILGSGAQQIRILENGEHTEHRLGFAEVTIPPGTPSPLQHRHAQHDEGFYVLAGTFRFTVGEDHYDAGPGTWVIVPTGAPHTFANVGGVNAVMLNTFTPDLYVQYFRDFKAMIDSGQPVNAETMKPLWKNYATEISNEYAS; from the coding sequence GTGGCGAAGGTGAACATCGTCCGTCCTGGTGAGGGCGAGATCCTCGGCAGCGGGGCGCAGCAGATCCGGATCCTGGAGAACGGCGAGCACACCGAGCATCGGCTGGGGTTCGCCGAGGTCACCATTCCGCCGGGCACCCCGAGCCCGTTGCAGCACCGTCATGCCCAGCACGACGAGGGCTTCTACGTGCTGGCGGGAACGTTCCGGTTCACCGTCGGCGAGGACCACTACGACGCCGGGCCGGGCACCTGGGTCATCGTGCCGACCGGGGCGCCGCACACGTTCGCCAACGTCGGCGGCGTGAACGCGGTCATGCTGAACACGTTCACGCCGGACCTGTATGTGCAGTATTTCCGTGACTTCAAGGCCATGATCGATTCCGGGCAGCCGGTCAACGCCGAGACCATGAAGCCGCTGTGGAAGAACTACGCCACCGAGATCTCGAACGAATACGCCTCGTGA
- a CDS encoding carboxymuconolactone decarboxylase family protein — protein MKVPFLDYVVSLTRQLSKGDRSPSPIGICHDGDHPSERLLIMTHPKVYGCVTPGFDQVRGEYTAAGAGSPEDAPRSGHLRRARSVKAVRHHRISERNVTMQELQSRLPNPMRLVPELGEIGGALFRATGNGSVPQTTISMLQLRAGQIVGNDYLTTLHTGNLRKAGEAEERIAAVASWRAAACLTDGERIALALVEAVLTANPSCERVSDDLYARASQHYDDKALTTLIMAIGQVCFFIPLAVIGKPLPGVSPAQQWRQ, from the coding sequence GTGAAGGTTCCCTTCCTCGACTACGTCGTATCGCTGACGCGCCAGCTTTCGAAAGGTGACCGGTCACCTTCGCCGATCGGGATCTGTCATGACGGCGATCATCCGAGCGAGAGGTTGCTGATCATGACTCATCCGAAAGTGTACGGCTGTGTCACGCCGGGATTTGACCAGGTCCGCGGGGAGTACACCGCGGCGGGAGCCGGATCGCCGGAAGACGCGCCACGAAGCGGTCACCTTCGCCGCGCCCGATCCGTCAAAGCGGTGCGACACCATCGGATTTCAGAAAGGAACGTCACCATGCAGGAACTCCAGTCCCGTCTGCCGAACCCAATGCGACTCGTCCCCGAGCTGGGCGAGATCGGCGGCGCTTTGTTCAGGGCCACCGGCAACGGTTCCGTGCCGCAGACCACCATCAGCATGCTTCAGCTCCGCGCCGGTCAGATCGTCGGCAACGACTACCTGACCACCCTGCATACCGGCAACCTCCGCAAGGCCGGCGAAGCCGAGGAACGCATCGCCGCGGTAGCGTCTTGGCGCGCGGCGGCTTGCCTCACCGACGGCGAACGTATCGCGCTGGCGCTGGTCGAGGCCGTCCTCACTGCCAACCCGTCCTGCGAACGCGTCAGTGACGACCTGTACGCCCGGGCGAGCCAGCACTACGACGACAAAGCCCTCACCACGCTGATCATGGCCATCGGTCAGGTCTGCTTTTTCATCCCACTGGCCGTCATCGGCAAGCCGCTGCCCGGTGTATCGCCGGCGCAGCAGTGGAGGCAGTAG
- a CDS encoding MerR family transcriptional regulator, with protein MLTIGEFSRLTHLSVRTLRRYHEGALLEPAVVDETSGYRYYAVEQIPTAQVINRLRELDVPRGDVQRILRSPDPGVRATLVADHLQRLEAELDRTRAAVASLRRLLRPDPAPIAVELRAEPARTVAAVAAVVDVGEVDAWFAGAMAELEVAVGDAVAGPPGGTYDNSLFEQGRGHALVYLPTAAPPRTGRVHAATLPAAELAVATHVGEHDGVEVTYGELGTWVVKNAMSVAGPVREVYLVGPRDASDPAAWRTEIGWPVFRVT; from the coding sequence GTGCTGACGATCGGGGAGTTCTCGCGCCTGACCCACCTGAGTGTGCGGACCCTGCGCCGATACCACGAAGGTGCCCTGCTGGAACCCGCCGTGGTGGACGAGACCTCCGGCTACCGCTACTACGCCGTCGAGCAGATCCCGACCGCCCAGGTCATCAACCGGCTCCGCGAACTCGACGTCCCCCGGGGCGACGTGCAGCGGATCCTGCGGTCCCCGGACCCCGGTGTCCGCGCGACCCTGGTCGCCGACCACCTGCAACGCCTGGAGGCTGAGCTCGATCGCACCCGTGCCGCGGTCGCGTCGCTGCGCCGCCTGCTCCGGCCCGACCCCGCACCGATCGCGGTGGAGCTTCGTGCCGAGCCCGCCCGCACGGTCGCGGCGGTCGCGGCTGTGGTCGACGTGGGCGAGGTCGACGCCTGGTTCGCGGGCGCCATGGCCGAGTTGGAGGTGGCCGTCGGCGACGCGGTGGCCGGTCCACCGGGTGGCACCTACGACAACTCCCTGTTCGAGCAGGGCCGCGGTCACGCTCTGGTCTATCTGCCGACGGCCGCGCCACCTCGTACCGGACGGGTGCACGCCGCGACCCTGCCCGCCGCGGAACTGGCAGTGGCCACCCACGTCGGCGAGCACGATGGCGTCGAGGTCACCTACGGCGAGCTCGGTACCTGGGTCGTCAAGAACGCGATGTCGGTGGCGGGACCCGTGCGTGAGGTCTACCTCGTCGGACCTCGCGACGCCAGCGATCCGGCCGCGTGGCGCACCGAGATCGGGTGGCCGGTGTTCCGAGTGACCTGA
- a CDS encoding endonuclease domain-containing protein translates to MAYDEAHIEYHSEMVIVAPRRRARPASWPWSSPGSSEYRRSSRVSTPPTPQRLDGKPSAEPVRLVVDHCHQRQGIRGLLCVSCNSMLERARDRPEILRAGAAYLEC, encoded by the coding sequence ATGGCCTACGACGAGGCTCACATCGAATACCACTCCGAGATGGTGATCGTCGCACCCCGTCGAAGGGCTCGCCCCGCAAGCTGGCCGTGGAGTTCGCCCGGTTCCTCGGAGTACCGCCGATCAAGTCGTGTTTCAACACCACCGACACCGCAACGGCTGGACGGCAAGCCGAGCGCCGAGCCGGTGCGGTTAGTGGTGGATCACTGTCACCAGCGGCAGGGGATTCGGGGTCTGTTGTGCGTGAGCTGTAACAGCATGCTCGAGCGGGCCCGAGACCGACCTGAGATTCTCCGAGCCGGAGCCGCCTACCTGGAATGCTGA
- a CDS encoding sigma-70 family RNA polymerase sigma factor, which produces MTADNFLAVQFQGHRPHLKAVAHRMLGSLTDAEDAVQEAWLRLARTDADDIDNLAGWLTTVVSRVCLDLLRARKARPEVPMEDRLPDPVVSRETGTDPEQQALLADSVGLALLVVLESLTPAERLAFVLHDMFGLPFEEIAHIVDRTPVAAKKLASRARQRVRSATPSPDPDLAGQRRVVDAFLTAARGGDFDTLLAILDPEVVLRADGGVLTDGMKILRGAAAVAGQAATFQRMATASHTQPALINGITGLVNTIDGRLISVMSFTVTEGRLAAIDILSDPDRLTQIDLTGLQP; this is translated from the coding sequence GTGACCGCCGACAACTTCTTGGCCGTGCAGTTTCAGGGCCATCGTCCCCATCTGAAAGCGGTCGCCCACCGCATGCTCGGCTCGCTCACCGACGCCGAAGACGCGGTACAGGAGGCATGGCTGCGCCTGGCCCGCACCGACGCTGACGACATCGACAACCTCGCCGGCTGGCTGACCACCGTGGTGAGCCGCGTGTGTCTGGACCTGCTCCGCGCACGCAAAGCCCGCCCCGAAGTGCCAATGGAAGATCGGCTACCGGATCCCGTGGTCAGCCGCGAAACCGGCACCGACCCGGAGCAGCAGGCGCTGCTGGCCGACTCGGTGGGACTCGCCCTGCTCGTGGTACTGGAGTCGCTGACCCCCGCCGAACGGCTGGCGTTCGTGCTGCACGACATGTTCGGCCTACCGTTCGAGGAGATCGCCCACATCGTCGACCGCACGCCCGTGGCAGCCAAGAAACTCGCCAGCCGCGCCCGCCAGCGGGTCCGCAGCGCGACTCCCAGCCCGGATCCTGATCTGGCCGGCCAGCGTCGCGTGGTGGACGCCTTCCTGACCGCCGCACGCGGCGGCGACTTCGACACGCTGCTGGCCATCCTCGATCCGGAAGTGGTGCTCCGCGCCGATGGCGGTGTACTCACCGACGGTATGAAGATCCTCCGTGGTGCTGCGGCCGTGGCTGGACAAGCGGCCACCTTCCAGCGCATGGCCACCGCCTCGCACACGCAACCGGCCCTCATCAACGGAATCACCGGCCTGGTCAACACCATCGACGGCCGACTGATCTCGGTGATGAGCTTCACCGTCACCGAAGGCAGGCTCGCCGCGATCGACATCCTGTCTGACCCCGATCGGCTCACCCAAATCGACCTTACTGGCCTGCAACCGTGA
- a CDS encoding HAD domain-containing protein, which translates to MTARPLIFLDVDGPLIPLRERQGALSGAPPDPSGHPLIHRLDPEVGRRLLALNGTLMWATTWMDAANEIVAPRLGLPYLPVVPFPDDEWIPGNGVHWKTLTLALWADGRPFVWLDDELTDADARWVGDHHPGPALLHHVDPFTGLTGDDFTHVERWLSYVADGPATRRPQDGEA; encoded by the coding sequence GTGACCGCACGGCCGTTGATCTTTCTGGATGTCGACGGGCCGCTGATCCCGCTTCGTGAGCGTCAGGGTGCGCTGTCGGGGGCGCCGCCGGATCCGTCCGGGCATCCGCTGATCCACCGGCTCGATCCTGAGGTCGGCCGCCGGCTGCTGGCGCTGAACGGCACGCTCATGTGGGCGACGACCTGGATGGACGCCGCGAATGAGATCGTCGCGCCGCGGCTGGGGCTGCCGTACCTACCTGTCGTCCCGTTCCCCGACGACGAGTGGATTCCCGGTAACGGAGTCCACTGGAAGACCCTGACCCTCGCCCTGTGGGCTGACGGCCGCCCGTTCGTGTGGCTCGACGACGAACTCACCGACGCCGACGCGCGCTGGGTCGGCGACCACCATCCGGGGCCCGCCCTGTTACATCATGTCGACCCGTTCACCGGCTTGACCGGCGACGACTTCACCCACGTCGAGCGGTGGTTGTCGTACGTCGCCGACGGGCCCGCCACTCGGCGCCCGCAGGACGGCGAGGCGTAG
- a CDS encoding SDR family oxidoreductase, producing the protein MRRERIPTSDRDRLDGRRALVTGGSKGSGKAVVERLREMGADVYVTARTMPEGYEHPARFIEADTSTVEGAKVVADRIAETGGALDVLVHVVGGASTPAGGFAVITDEQWMIELNLNLLGAVRLDRALLPAMIESGSAVVLHFTSIQRELPQYDASLAYAAAKAALRTYSKGLANELAPRGVRVNAISPGGIETEAYERFVDRIAEGNGISRDQAKQSIYDSLGGVPLGRFANTEEIADLVGFLVSDRASAIVGAEYVIDGGTVPTV; encoded by the coding sequence ATGAGGAGAGAAAGAATACCTACTTCAGATCGTGATCGCCTCGATGGACGCCGTGCGCTGGTCACGGGCGGATCGAAGGGCTCGGGCAAGGCCGTCGTCGAGAGACTGCGGGAGATGGGCGCCGACGTCTACGTGACGGCCCGGACGATGCCCGAGGGGTACGAGCACCCCGCCCGGTTCATCGAGGCCGACACCTCGACGGTCGAGGGCGCGAAGGTGGTGGCCGACCGGATCGCCGAGACCGGCGGTGCACTGGACGTCCTGGTGCACGTGGTCGGAGGTGCCTCGACGCCGGCCGGCGGGTTCGCGGTCATCACCGACGAGCAGTGGATGATCGAGTTGAACCTGAATCTCCTCGGAGCGGTGCGACTCGATCGAGCTCTCCTTCCGGCGATGATCGAGTCCGGGTCGGCGGTCGTGCTGCACTTCACCTCGATCCAGCGTGAACTTCCGCAGTACGACGCGTCCCTGGCCTACGCGGCAGCGAAAGCCGCGTTGCGTACCTACAGCAAGGGGCTCGCCAACGAGCTCGCCCCGCGCGGTGTCCGTGTCAACGCGATCAGCCCCGGCGGGATCGAGACGGAGGCCTACGAGAGGTTCGTGGACCGGATCGCCGAGGGCAACGGGATCAGCCGCGACCAAGCCAAGCAGAGCATCTACGACTCCCTCGGAGGCGTTCCCCTGGGACGGTTCGCCAACACCGAGGAGATCGCCGACCTGGTCGGGTTCCTGGTCTCGGACCGCGCCTCGGCCATCGTGGGCGCCGAGTACGTGATCGACGGCGGAACGGTCCCGACCGTCTGA
- a CDS encoding recombinase family protein, whose translation MRSAGLGGRRRRHCWTLPGVGDPGDTLVVLDLTRLGRDTRELLAIVEDDLHAKGRHFRTLDGIVLDTSDDMCGELIFTVFAAIAKFQRQQIVKGIREGLDAARARGRVGGRPRALTSEQIADARILLGAGQTRTAVAAKLRVSRWTLSRALDTAPR comes from the coding sequence GTGCGGTCAGCCGGGCTCGGTGGGCGCAGGCGGCGTCATTGTTGGACTCTCCCGGGGGTCGGCGATCCGGGCGACACCCTCGTCGTGCTCGACCTGACCCGGCTGGGCCGCGACACCCGCGAGCTCCTCGCGATCGTCGAAGACGACCTGCACGCCAAGGGCCGCCACTTCCGCACCCTCGACGGCATCGTGCTCGACACCAGCGACGACATGTGCGGTGAACTGATCTTCACCGTGTTCGCCGCCATCGCCAAGTTCCAACGTCAGCAGATCGTCAAGGGCATCCGTGAGGGCCTCGACGCTGCCCGCGCTCGAGGCCGCGTCGGCGGCCGTCCTCGCGCCCTGACCTCCGAACAGATCGCCGACGCCCGCATCCTGCTCGGCGCCGGACAAACCCGAACCGCCGTCGCCGCCAAGCTGCGCGTCTCCCGATGGACACTCAGCCGCGCCCTCGACACCGCGCCCCGCTGA